Proteins from a genomic interval of Periophthalmus magnuspinnatus isolate fPerMag1 chromosome 11, fPerMag1.2.pri, whole genome shotgun sequence:
- the col1a2 gene encoding collagen alpha-2(I) chain isoform X1, with protein MGMMGSRGPPGPPGPPGPQGHTGHPGEPGEPGQAGPVGPRGPPGPPGKSGEDGNNGRPGKPGDRGTPGAQGARGFPGTPGLPGMKGHRGYNGLDGRKGEPGAAGAQGPPGSQGEEGKRGPTGELGATGPAGLRGARGAPGGRGLPGADGRGGPIGMPGARGATGSAGPRGPPGDAGRAGEPGPAGLRGLPGSPGSSGPPGKEGPSGPAGQDGRSGPPGPTGPRGQPGNIGFPGPKGPSGEPGKPGDKGSTGPTGLRGPPGPDGNNGASGPMGPAGGPGEKGEQGPSGAPGFQGLPGPAGSAGEAGKPGDRGIPGEQGASGPAGGKGERGNPGAAGSVGAQGAIGPRGPAGAPGSDGAKGEPGLTGAVGAPGHQGPSGMPGERGAAGAPGGKGEKGEAGHRGPDGNAGRDGARGLPGPAGPPGPTGANGDKGEAGSFGPAGPAGPRGSSGERGEVGPAGAPGFAGPPGADGQPGARGEKGPAGGKGESGPSGPAGPAGQSGPPGAAGAPGPAGARGETGPNGLTGFPGAAGRVGAPGPAGIVGPPGPAGPAGKDGPRGARGDVGPAGPSGEPGMIGPQGPSGEKGPSGEPGPAGSPGAPGASGPLGLQGFVGLPGARGDRGSPGAAGGLGEPGRVGPAGPPGARGPPGNIGLPGMTGPQGEAGREGNPGNDGPPGRPGAAGFKGDRGEPGSPGPSGLAGAPGPAGPTGAAGRPGNRGESGAAGPAGPVGPAGARGAAGPAGVRGEKGVAGDKGERGMKGLRGHPGLQGMPGPSGPAGDTGPAGPSGPAGPRGPSGPHGPSGKDGRAGQAGAVGAPGARGPPGYVGPAGPPGSPGLPGPPGPAGGGYDVSGYDEYRADQPALRAKDYEVDATIKSLNTQIDNLLTPEGSRKNPARTCRDIHLSHPDWSSGFYWIDPNQGCINDAIRVFCNFDTRETCIHAHPESIARKNWYRSTQPQKHVWFGETINGGTEFTYNDETLSPQSMATQLAFMRLLSNQASQNITYHCRNSVAYLHGDSGSLRKALVLQGSNDVELRAEGNSRFTYSVLEDGCTRHTDEWSKTVIEYRTNKPSRLPILDVAPLDIGGADQEFGLDIGPVCFK; from the exons ATG GGCATGATGGGCTCCCGAGGACCCCCTGGCCCCCCTGGACCCCCT GGACCTCAAGGACACACCGGACACCCTGGTGAGCCTGGAGAACCTGGTCAAGCT GGACCTGTTGGCCCCCGAGGACCCCCTGGACCCCCTGGCAAATCTGGTGAAGAT GGTAACAATGGCAGACCCGGAAAGCCTGGAGACAGAGGAACCCCGGGTGCTCAG GGCGCTCGTGGATTCCCTGGAACCCCTGGACTCCCCGGAATGAAAGGACACAGA GGCTACAATGGTTTGGACGGGCGTAAAGGAGAGCCTGGTGCTGCTGGAG CTCAGGGACCCCCTGGATcgcagggagaggagggaaagagaggaccCACTGGTGAGCTTGGAGCTACTGGTCCCGCCGGTCTTCGTGGAGCCAGA GGCGCTCCCGGTGGTCGCGGTCTGCCTGGTGCTGACGGAAGAGGTGGACCCATT GGCATGCCTGGGGCCCGTGGAGCCACTGGATCTGCTGGCCCCCGTGGACCCCCCGGAGATGCTGGTCGTGCTGGAGAGCCTGGTCCCGCTGGTCTCAGG GGACTTCCAGGAAGCCCCGGTAGCTCTGGACCCCCTGGCAAGGAGGGCCCCTCT GGTCCTGCAGGACAAGATGGCCGCTCTGGTCCTCCTGGACCCACTGGACCCAGAGGACAGCCCGGAAACATTGGCTTCCCCGGACCTAAGGGACCTTCT GGAGAGCCTGGGAAACCTGGAGACAAGGGATCCACCGGCCCCACTGGCCTGAGG GGCCCCCCTGGACCTGATGGAAACAACGGAGCCTCTGGCCCCATGGGCCCTGCA GGTGGACCAGGTGAGAAGGGAGAGCAAGGACCCTCAGGAGCTCCCGGCTTCCAG GGTCTGCCCGGACCTGCAGGGTCAGCTGGAGAGGCTGGCAAACCCGGAGACAGA GGAATCCCAGGAGAGCAGGGAGCCTCAGGACCTGCTGGTGGTAAG GGAGAGCGAGGAAACCCTGGAGCTGCTGGTTCTGTTGGAGCTCAGGGGGCTATTGGACCCCGTGGACCTGCCGGAGCCCCTGGTTCTGATGGTGCTAAG GGAGAGCCTGGCCTCACCGGAGCTGTCGGAGCCCCCGGGCACCAGGGCCCCAGCGGCATGCCCGGAGAACGAGGAGCAGCTGGTGCACCTGGCGGCAAAGGAGAGAAG GGAGAGGCTGGCCACAGAGGACCCGATGGAAACGCCGGCAGAGACGGAGCTCGC GGTCTGCCTGGACCAGCTGGACCCCCTGGACCTACCGGAGCCAATGGTGATAAG GGAGAAGCAGGATCTTTTGGACCTGCTGGACCCGCTGGACCCCGCGGATCCTCT ggagagcgaggagaggTGGGACCAGCCGGAGCACCTGGTTTTGCTGGACCCCCT GGAGCAGATGGTCAGCCTGGAGCCCGTGGAGAGAAGGGACCCGCTGGAGGAAAGGGAGAGTCAGGACCCTCCGGACCTGCCGGACCTGCCGGACAATCTGGACCTCCT GGCGCTGCTGGTGCCCCTGGACCCGCTGGTGCTCGTGGAGAGACAGGCCCTAAT GGCCTGACTGGATTCCCTGGCGCTGCTGGCCGAGTGGGAGCTCCTGGCCCTGCT GGTATTGTTGGCCCCCCTGGCCCAGCTGGTCCCGCTGGAAAGGATGGTCCTCGTGGAGCTCGTGGTGATGTCGGCCCTGCAGGTCCCTCTGGAGAGCCTGGTATGATCGGTCCTCAAGGCCCATCTGGAGAGAAGGGACCATCTGGAGAGCCTGGCCCTGCT GGTTCTCCTGGTGCTCCTGGAGCCTCTGGACCTCTGGGACTGCAGGGATTTGTGGGTCTGCCTGGTGCTAGAGGAGACCGTGGTTCCCCTGGTGCTGCTGGAGGATTG GGTGAGCCTGGCAGAGTAGGCCCTGCTGGTCCCCCTGGAGCCCGTGGACCCCCTGGAAACATCGGCCTTCCTGGTATGACTGGACCTCAGGGAGAAGCTGGCCGTGAG GGTAACCCTGGAAATGATGGACCCCCTGGACGCCCCGGTGCCGCTGGATTCAAG GGAGATCGTGGTGAGCCCGGTTCCCCTGGACCCTCAGGTCTGGCCGGAGCCCCTGGACCCGCTGGACCCACTGGAGCTGCTGGTCGCCCTGGAAACCGTGGAGAGTCT GGTGCTGCTGGACCTGCCGGACCTGTCGGGCCTGCTGGAGCCAGAGGTGCTGCT gGACCTGCGGGTgtcagaggagagaagggtgTGGCCGGagacaagggagagagaggcatgAAGGGTCTACGTGGACATCCTGGTCTTCAGGGCATGCCCGGACCTTCT GGACCCGCTGGTGACACTGGACCCGCTGGACCCTCAGgacctgctggtcccaga GGCCCCTCTGGACCTCATGGTCCCTCTGGTAAAGACGGCAGAGCTGGACAGGCTGGTGCTGTGGGTGCTCCTGGTGCTCGTGGACCTCCTGGATACGTTGGACCTGCT GGCCCTCCTGGATCTCCTGGTCTGCCTGGACCCCCGGGCCCCGCTGGTGGTGGATATGATGTCTCTGGATATGATGAATACAGAGCTGACCAGCCCGCTCTGAGGGCTAAGGACTACGAAGTGGACGCCACCATCAAGTCCCTAAACACCCAGATTGACAACCTGCTGACCCCAGAGGGCTCCAGGAAGAACCCTGCCCGCACCTGCCGAGACATCCACCTCAGCCACCCCGACTGGAGCAGTG GCTTCTACTGGATCGACCCCAACCAGGGCTGCATCAACGACGCCATCCGAGTCTTCTGCAACTTTGACACCCGCGAGACCTGCATCCATGCCCACCCAGAGAGCATCGCCCGCAAGAACTGGTACCGCAGCACCCAGCCTCAGAAGCATGTGTGGTTCGGAGAGACCATAAACGGAGGCACCGAG TTCACCTACAATGATGAGACCCTGAGCCCCCAGAGCATGGCCACCCAACTGGCCTTCATGAGGCTGTTGTCCAACCAGGCCAGCCAGAACATCACGTACCACTGCCGCAACAGCGTAGCTTACCTGCATGGAGACAGCGGCAGCCTGAGGAAGGCCCTGGTGCTGCAGGGCTCCAACGATGTGGAGCTCCGTGCTGAGGGCAACAGCCGATTCACCTACTCTGTGCTGGAGGATGGCTGCACT AGACACACTGATGAATGGAGCAAGACAGTGATCGAGTACAGAACGAACAAACCCTCTCGCCTACCCATCCTCGACGTTGCACCTTTGGACATTGGTGGCGCTGACCAAGAGTTTGGTCTGGACATTGGCCCAGTCTGTTTCAAATAA
- the col1a2 gene encoding collagen alpha-2(I) chain isoform X2 codes for MLSFVDTRILLLLAVTSYLATCQSGLRGEKGPRGDRGPRGPDGKDGKPGLPGPPGPPGPPGLGGGNFAAQYDGAKAPDPGPGPMGMMGSRGPPGPPGPPGPQGHTGHPGEPGEPGQAGPVGPRGPPGPPGKSGEDGNNGRPGKPGDRGTPGAQGARGFPGTPGLPGMKGHRGYNGLDGRKGEPGAAGAKGETGSAGAPGSPGLAGPRGLPGERGRAGPAGPAGARGADGNVGPAGPAGPVGAAGPPGFPGGPGPKGEIGGAGATGPSGPQGARGEPGPNGAVGPVGPPGNPGANGLNGAKGAAGPAGVAGAPGFPGPRGGPGPQGAQGPAGPRGLPGDPGIQGVKGDSGPKGEPGNSGPQGPPGSQGEEGKRGPTGELGATGPAGLRGARGAPGGRGLPGADGRGGPIGMPGARGATGSAGPRGPPGDAGRAGEPGPAGLRGLPGSPGSSGPPGKEGPSGPAGQDGRSGPPGPTGPRGQPGNIGFPGPKGPSGEPGKPGDKGSTGPTGLRGPPGPDGNNGASGPMGPAGGPGEKGEQGPSGAPGFQGLPGPAGSAGEAGKPGDRGIPGEQGASGPAGGKGERGNPGAAGSVGAQGAIGPRGPAGAPGSDGAKGEPGLTGAVGAPGHQGPSGMPGERGAAGAPGGKGEKGEAGHRGPDGNAGRDGARGLPGPAGPPGPTGANGDKGEAGSFGPAGPAGPRGSSGERGEVGPAGAPGFAGPPGADGQPGARGEKGPAGGKGESGPSGPAGPAGQSGPPGAAGAPGPAGARGETGPNGLTGFPGAAGRVGAPGPAGIVGPPGPAGPAGKDGPRGARGDVGPAGPSGEPGMIGPQGPSGEKGPSGEPGPAGSPGAPGASGPLGLQGFVGLPGARGDRGSPGAAGGLGEPGRVGPAGPPGARGPPGNIGLPGMTGPQGEAGREGNPGNDGPPGRPGAAGFKGDRGEPGSPGPSGLAGAPGPAGPTGAAGRPGNRGESGAAGPAGPVGPAGARGAAGPAGVRGEKGVAGDKGERGMKGLRGHPGLQGMPGPSGPAGDTGPAGPSGPAGPRGPSGPHGPSGKDGRAGQAGAVGAPGARGPPGYVGPAGPPGSPGLPGPPGPAGGGYDVSGYDEYRADQPALRAKDYEVDATIKSLNTQIDNLLTPEGSRKNPARTCRDIHLSHPDWSSGFYWIDPNQGCINDAIRVFCNFDTRETCIHAHPESIARKNWYRSTQPQKHVWFGETINGGTEFTYNDETLSPQSMATQLAFMRLLSNQASQNITYHCRNSVAYLHGDSGSLRKALVLQGSNDVELRAEGNSRFTYSVLEDGCTRHTDEWSKTVIEYRTNKPSRLPILDVAPLDIGGADQEFGLDIGPVCFK; via the exons GGactcagaggagagaaaggaccTCGAGGTGACCGG GGTCCCCGTGGCCCTGATGGAAAAGATGGAAAGCCTGGCCTGCCCGGACCCCCAGGCCCCCCTGGACCCCCTGGACTTGGAGGCGGA AACTTTGCTGCTCAGTATGATGGTGCGAAGGCTCCTGACCCTGGCCCTGGACCCATG GGCATGATGGGCTCCCGAGGACCCCCTGGCCCCCCTGGACCCCCT GGACCTCAAGGACACACCGGACACCCTGGTGAGCCTGGAGAACCTGGTCAAGCT GGACCTGTTGGCCCCCGAGGACCCCCTGGACCCCCTGGCAAATCTGGTGAAGAT GGTAACAATGGCAGACCCGGAAAGCCTGGAGACAGAGGAACCCCGGGTGCTCAG GGCGCTCGTGGATTCCCTGGAACCCCTGGACTCCCCGGAATGAAAGGACACAGA GGCTACAATGGTTTGGACGGGCGTAAAGGAGAGCCTGGTGCTGCTGGAGCTAAG ggagaGACTGGATCTGCAGGAGCACCTGGTAGTCCCGGCCTGGCT GGCCCCCGAGGTCTGCCTGGAGAGAGAGGTCGTGCTGGCCCCGCGGGACCCGCTGGCGCTCGTGGTGCTGATGGTAACGTTGGACCCGCTGGCCCAGCT GGCCCTGTTGGTGCTGCTGGACCCCCTGGGTTTCCCGGTGGTCCCGGTCCTAAG GGAGAGATCGGAGGTGCTGGAGCTACTGGCCCATCTGGACCTCAGGGAGCTAGAGGAGAGCCTGGTCCCAACGGCGCTGTTGGCCCCGTCGGCCCTCCT gGAAACCCTGGTGCTAATGGCCTGAACGGAGCAAAAGGAGCTGCT GGACCCGCAGGTGTGGCTGGAGCTCCTGGTTTCCCTGGACCAAGAGGAGGTCCCGGACCCCAGGGAGCTCAGGGCCCCGCTGGCCCCAGAGGACTGCCT GGAGACCCTGGAATCCAAGGCGTGAAGGGAGACTCCGGTCCCAAAGGGGAGCCT GGAAACTCTGGACCTCAGGGACCCCCTGGATcgcagggagaggagggaaagagaggaccCACTGGTGAGCTTGGAGCTACTGGTCCCGCCGGTCTTCGTGGAGCCAGA GGCGCTCCCGGTGGTCGCGGTCTGCCTGGTGCTGACGGAAGAGGTGGACCCATT GGCATGCCTGGGGCCCGTGGAGCCACTGGATCTGCTGGCCCCCGTGGACCCCCCGGAGATGCTGGTCGTGCTGGAGAGCCTGGTCCCGCTGGTCTCAGG GGACTTCCAGGAAGCCCCGGTAGCTCTGGACCCCCTGGCAAGGAGGGCCCCTCT GGTCCTGCAGGACAAGATGGCCGCTCTGGTCCTCCTGGACCCACTGGACCCAGAGGACAGCCCGGAAACATTGGCTTCCCCGGACCTAAGGGACCTTCT GGAGAGCCTGGGAAACCTGGAGACAAGGGATCCACCGGCCCCACTGGCCTGAGG GGCCCCCCTGGACCTGATGGAAACAACGGAGCCTCTGGCCCCATGGGCCCTGCA GGTGGACCAGGTGAGAAGGGAGAGCAAGGACCCTCAGGAGCTCCCGGCTTCCAG GGTCTGCCCGGACCTGCAGGGTCAGCTGGAGAGGCTGGCAAACCCGGAGACAGA GGAATCCCAGGAGAGCAGGGAGCCTCAGGACCTGCTGGTGGTAAG GGAGAGCGAGGAAACCCTGGAGCTGCTGGTTCTGTTGGAGCTCAGGGGGCTATTGGACCCCGTGGACCTGCCGGAGCCCCTGGTTCTGATGGTGCTAAG GGAGAGCCTGGCCTCACCGGAGCTGTCGGAGCCCCCGGGCACCAGGGCCCCAGCGGCATGCCCGGAGAACGAGGAGCAGCTGGTGCACCTGGCGGCAAAGGAGAGAAG GGAGAGGCTGGCCACAGAGGACCCGATGGAAACGCCGGCAGAGACGGAGCTCGC GGTCTGCCTGGACCAGCTGGACCCCCTGGACCTACCGGAGCCAATGGTGATAAG GGAGAAGCAGGATCTTTTGGACCTGCTGGACCCGCTGGACCCCGCGGATCCTCT ggagagcgaggagaggTGGGACCAGCCGGAGCACCTGGTTTTGCTGGACCCCCT GGAGCAGATGGTCAGCCTGGAGCCCGTGGAGAGAAGGGACCCGCTGGAGGAAAGGGAGAGTCAGGACCCTCCGGACCTGCCGGACCTGCCGGACAATCTGGACCTCCT GGCGCTGCTGGTGCCCCTGGACCCGCTGGTGCTCGTGGAGAGACAGGCCCTAAT GGCCTGACTGGATTCCCTGGCGCTGCTGGCCGAGTGGGAGCTCCTGGCCCTGCT GGTATTGTTGGCCCCCCTGGCCCAGCTGGTCCCGCTGGAAAGGATGGTCCTCGTGGAGCTCGTGGTGATGTCGGCCCTGCAGGTCCCTCTGGAGAGCCTGGTATGATCGGTCCTCAAGGCCCATCTGGAGAGAAGGGACCATCTGGAGAGCCTGGCCCTGCT GGTTCTCCTGGTGCTCCTGGAGCCTCTGGACCTCTGGGACTGCAGGGATTTGTGGGTCTGCCTGGTGCTAGAGGAGACCGTGGTTCCCCTGGTGCTGCTGGAGGATTG GGTGAGCCTGGCAGAGTAGGCCCTGCTGGTCCCCCTGGAGCCCGTGGACCCCCTGGAAACATCGGCCTTCCTGGTATGACTGGACCTCAGGGAGAAGCTGGCCGTGAG GGTAACCCTGGAAATGATGGACCCCCTGGACGCCCCGGTGCCGCTGGATTCAAG GGAGATCGTGGTGAGCCCGGTTCCCCTGGACCCTCAGGTCTGGCCGGAGCCCCTGGACCCGCTGGACCCACTGGAGCTGCTGGTCGCCCTGGAAACCGTGGAGAGTCT GGTGCTGCTGGACCTGCCGGACCTGTCGGGCCTGCTGGAGCCAGAGGTGCTGCT gGACCTGCGGGTgtcagaggagagaagggtgTGGCCGGagacaagggagagagaggcatgAAGGGTCTACGTGGACATCCTGGTCTTCAGGGCATGCCCGGACCTTCT GGACCCGCTGGTGACACTGGACCCGCTGGACCCTCAGgacctgctggtcccaga GGCCCCTCTGGACCTCATGGTCCCTCTGGTAAAGACGGCAGAGCTGGACAGGCTGGTGCTGTGGGTGCTCCTGGTGCTCGTGGACCTCCTGGATACGTTGGACCTGCT GGCCCTCCTGGATCTCCTGGTCTGCCTGGACCCCCGGGCCCCGCTGGTGGTGGATATGATGTCTCTGGATATGATGAATACAGAGCTGACCAGCCCGCTCTGAGGGCTAAGGACTACGAAGTGGACGCCACCATCAAGTCCCTAAACACCCAGATTGACAACCTGCTGACCCCAGAGGGCTCCAGGAAGAACCCTGCCCGCACCTGCCGAGACATCCACCTCAGCCACCCCGACTGGAGCAGTG GCTTCTACTGGATCGACCCCAACCAGGGCTGCATCAACGACGCCATCCGAGTCTTCTGCAACTTTGACACCCGCGAGACCTGCATCCATGCCCACCCAGAGAGCATCGCCCGCAAGAACTGGTACCGCAGCACCCAGCCTCAGAAGCATGTGTGGTTCGGAGAGACCATAAACGGAGGCACCGAG TTCACCTACAATGATGAGACCCTGAGCCCCCAGAGCATGGCCACCCAACTGGCCTTCATGAGGCTGTTGTCCAACCAGGCCAGCCAGAACATCACGTACCACTGCCGCAACAGCGTAGCTTACCTGCATGGAGACAGCGGCAGCCTGAGGAAGGCCCTGGTGCTGCAGGGCTCCAACGATGTGGAGCTCCGTGCTGAGGGCAACAGCCGATTCACCTACTCTGTGCTGGAGGATGGCTGCACT AGACACACTGATGAATGGAGCAAGACAGTGATCGAGTACAGAACGAACAAACCCTCTCGCCTACCCATCCTCGACGTTGCACCTTTGGACATTGGTGGCGCTGACCAAGAGTTTGGTCTGGACATTGGCCCAGTCTGTTTCAAATAA